Sequence from the Chelonoidis abingdonii isolate Lonesome George chromosome 1, CheloAbing_2.0, whole genome shotgun sequence genome:
ACGGTGGGAGGCAGCAAGGAGACTCTGACCTGAGGGATGTTCTGACACAGCAGGTTCATGTGTTGTCACTGGACCAGATCAGGGCCATCCGAAATACAAATGAGTACACAGAGGGACCTACAGTGGCTCCGAGACCAGGAGTTAAACCTGCCCCTCGTCCAGCTAGCCAGCACAAAAACGAAAGACCACATGGCTTGCCTGAACATCGTCATTTTACCAGGGTCCAACATGCACAGGTACATACTTCCTCCCGGGCACCCCTGTCCCGTTCCATCAGTACGGTCAGCACGGGTTCACGGAGCAGTACAAGGACAAGTACAAGCAGTAATTCATCTGAACACAGACTTTTAGGATCATCTTCAGGGCCAATGGCTGATGGGATAATCAGGGTGCAGCCCAAGTCTGAGTTCAAAACAAGCGATCTGAAACCCCTGAGCAAAGAAGACTTGGGTATGCATGCCTATAGGTGTGAGGACTGTGGAAAATGTAAGTGTAAGGAGTGCACTTCTCCAAGGACCCTGCCATCCTGTTG
This genomic interval carries:
- the SPRY2 gene encoding protein sprouty homolog 2 → METRAQNGSGSQSLLQVRHDGGRQQGDSDLRDVLTQQVHVLSLDQIRAIRNTNEYTEGPTVAPRPGVKPAPRPASQHKNERPHGLPEHRHFTRVQHAQVHTSSRAPLSRSISTVSTGSRSSTRTSTSSNSSEHRLLGSSSGPMADGIIRVQPKSEFKTSDLKPLSKEDLGMHAYRCEDCGKCKCKECTSPRTLPSCWICDKQCLCSAQNVVDYGTCVCCVKCLFYHCSNDDEDNCADNPCSCSQSHCCTRWSAMGVVSLFLPCLWCYLPAKGCLKLCQGCYDRVNRPGCRCKHSNTVCCKVPSIPPRNFEKPT